The window GACACCTTCCACATCAAGATCTGGAAGAAGTCCACGGGCGATGTCCTCTACGACAACCAGACCGGCACCAGGACGAAGGGCACCATCACCATCGGAAACCAACGCCACTAGGTCGGGCCGGGGCCTGCTCCGGCGCCTGACTTGTGGTGCTGGAAGAACGGTTCTGGGATCCCGGGCAAGAAGATGTGCGACGGGCGCTCGAGGGTGTAGCGAGCCCTCCCCGCTCAATGAGGCTGGCTCAGCGTTCCTCGGTGCGCCCGGCATACACGAGGTAGCGTCCGCGTACGCCCGGCCCCTTCGGCGGGGCCGGACGGGCAGGGGGGGGCACCGCGACCGGGTGGCGAGACGGACAAGTTCGGGAACCGCTACGAGGGAGCCTGGACGATCAGACATGCCCTGTACGTGCTGCTGGGCTCGGGCACGTCGCTCCGAGTGGAGCCCGCGGGGCCGCTTGGTGAGGGTGTTGAGTTCGTCTACCGGCAGACAAGGGAGTGTGGGAGAGCCTGCGTTTCCACAGCGGAGTGCGGGCCGCGTTGGGGCTCATCGAGATGACGCCGCTCGATGAGCGCGGTGAGGGAGCAGCAGAGATTTCCTCGGCGGACACTGCCGTGGCAAGGCCCCGGATCTCTTCGGAGGCCCGGGGCCTGTGCCGTCACACCCGCTGCTCGCAGACACGCTCACGGGCGATTGGCAGCCGATTGACCAGCGACTCATCCGCGCTACGGCGGTGGATGGACGCAAACTCTTGCCGTGACCCGGAAGAGCGGTCGAAGTGCGGTGCCGACGCGTGGCTGTGGCCGTCGGGGCAGAAGGCGACGCCCCCGACCCGCAGTATCTTGTGCCCAGTCGCTCCCATGGGGCCGGGTCGGCGGGCTTGGGGCGGGTCTCAAGCCCGCTGATTTCGTCGGGCGGTTGAGTATGTGGTGGCACTGGAGAGGCGTTCCCTGCTCGGTTCAGTCGGCGCCCGCAGCCTGTGCGGTGACCAGCGCATCGACCCGGCTGCGATACGCCCCCACCAGGTTGTCCCCGTCCGTACCGGGAAGCCCGTCCGTGCCGGTCCCGATCGACTGCAGGACCGCGTCGGCCCGGGACTGGAGGTCCGCCAACTCCGCTGCGGTGTGCGGGTACAACAGGTTGAGCCCGCGCTTGTCGCCGTCCGACAGGTTCTGTCCAGTACCGGCCGGCGCGCAACTGCTCGGGTTGGACTTGTAGAAGAACGCCGGGAACCGGTACAGCATCACGGACTGTGAGTCGAAAGGCCCGGCGACGACATCCGGGTCGTCCTCGGTGCGAAGGTTGTGATCCACCTTCGCACGAGGCCATCGGTTCGGCTCCCCCGCGAGGTAGGTGTAGATGCCGGGGCGTCGGCCTTGAGCGTCCGCCACGAAAACACCGTCTCCATCCTGTGTGGGAACATATCCGGCCTCATCGTCCCAACGGAACTCGTCCTCGCAGGTGCCACGCATGTTCTGGTGGGAGTGGTGGAATCCCAGTGCGTGCAGGAACTCATGGCGCACGGTGCCCTCCCACTGGGCCGGCCTGTTCACCGCGTAGCGCCCGAGGTTCAGGCTGCGCTGGCCGGGATTGCCCCCCACTGGGCCACCTGTCGAGCCGATGGTGCGATCAGTGCTGTCCGTGCCGACCAGGGAGAAGTAGCCGCCCATGTCGAAGCTGACTCGGATCTCGGCGGCGAAGGCGGTGTCGGCCGTGGTCCATCGCCGGAACGTTCCTGTCGCCTCGTCATGGCCGAAGTCGAGTTCAAGGTTGCAGGCGTCGGTGATCTGTGACGTCGCTCCTGCGATATCCGCGTGCAGTTGTTCGTCTCCGTCGAGAAACGCGACTCGCACGGTCGAGCCGGGCGTCCATCGCGCGATGTCGGTGACAAGGAACTCCAGGCCACCGCCGGCCGAGGCACGCCTCCAATGATCCCGTACTTCGATCGCCGCGACGACGTCATCCGGGAGAGATTCGAGTTCCATGGCAGGTCCTTTCGCATCACATTCGAAAGAGTCCCCCGACCGCTATGCCGATGAATGGGCCGCTCGGCTCGAAGCGCGAGCGTGTCACCAACGGAAGCCCATAGTCCAGTATGGTCCGAATGGTGTTGCTATGCGAATCTATTGCCGCTCTAGGTAGTTCGACATTCACCGGAGCCGCTCACGTGCACGAATGCGGCATTCGATTTTGATCATGTCGCGGTCCGTGGCCCAAGTCGTCGAGTGCGGGCCTGGTCAGCTGTCGACGTCGCACCCCTCGGCTTGTGGACTGCTCCCAGCGGATATGTCGGCCCGCCCAGCGCTACGACGAGGTGGGCAGCTGCGGGGAGCGGAGCACGAGCAGGGTGATCTCGCTGGGGGCGAAGACGCGGAAGGGCGGGCCCCAGAAGCCGGTGCCGCGGCTGGTGTAGAGGAGGGTGCGGGGGCCGTGGTGGCTGAGGCCGGCGAGGGCGGGCTGGTCGATGCGGACCAGGTGGTGGAAGGGCCAGATCTGGCCGCCGTGGGTGTGGCCGGAGAGCTGGAGGTCGATACCGACGGCCGCTGCCCGGTCGATGAACTTGGGCTGGTGGGCCAGGAGCAGGACGGGGTGGTCGGGGTCGGCGCCGTTCAGGGCTCCGTCGAGGTGGGCGCCGTGGCCTGCCAGGCCGGAGGACTCGGCGGTGACGTCGTCCACGCCCGCGACCACGAGGGTGTCGCCTCCGCGTTCGAGCAGCAGATGGCGGTTGCGCAGCGGCTCCCAGCCCAGCTCGTCCATCAGGTCGACCCAGCCCTGGGCCTCGCTGTAGTACTCGTGGTTGCCGGTGACGTAGACGCGGGCCCGGGTGGCCCGCACGGTGCCGAGCGGGGCGGCCTGGGCGCGGCGGCGTTCGGCCGTGCCGTCCGCGATGTCGCCGGTGTGGCAGACCAGGTCGGCTTCCAGGGTGTTCACGGTCTCGCACACCCGGGCCGACCAGCGGGCGCGATCGAGTGGGCCGTAGTGCGTGTCGGTGATGAGGACGACGCGGGTGCCGTCCAACCCGGCACCCAGCCGTGGCAGTTGCACGTCGAGTCGGCGCACGCGTGGCACGCGGCGGGCCTCGGCGTACCCCCAGGCGAGCAGTACAGCGGTGACGCCGAGGACGGCCCAAGTGACGATGCGGGCCCGGTCCTGACCCTCGCCGACGCCGGCCACGGCCAAGGCGAGCCGCAGGAAGACGCCGAGCAGAACGGACCAGGTGAACAGAACCCAGCTCGTGCCCAGCAGGGTGTCACCGACGATCGCCGCCCGGTCCTGCTGGCGCCGGCCGTGGCCACGCGCCATCGCGAGCGGCATACCGACCAGGCCGAGGGCGAACAGGGCGGTGCCGACCAGCGTGACGGGCAGCGGCCAGTGCTGGCCTGCGTACAGGAGCACCCCGCAGGGCACGGCCCACAGCAGGACGGGGGCGATCAGGGGGAGGTAGCGCATCAGGCGCTGCAGTCGGCTCCGCCGCGGTGCTCGCGCTTCGCTGTCGGCGGGTCGGGTGTTGCTGGTGTCGGCCACGCTCTCCCTCTCTGACCAAGCTGCCGTCGCGCGAACTGTATCCGTTCGCCCTCGGCCCGGCCGGACCTCGGTTCCCTGTCCGGCGGCACGCCGCAGGAAGGCGTCCACAGGGCAACCAGACCGCTGGACAGCGTCAGGGTTCGCCGCTCAGTAGCCGGGCGGGATCCGGTCCTGCCGCCCGTCGGCCGGCTCCGCCGCGTCGTCGTCCGGTTGTGCCCGCTCGGCCACGGCCGGGTCGTTCGAGTCCGAGATCAGCTCCGCGATGCGCAGGGTGCACTCCCACTCTGTCAGCCTGCCTTTGATCACCACCAGGTATGACTCCTGGTCGGCGAAGCGATACACGCGGCGCCGCTTCTCGACGATGTTCTTGCTCGGCAGATACGTGTGGAGTGCGGCACGGAGTGCGTTCAGCGCCTGGTCCTTCGTTTCCTGCCCGCGACAGATGAACTCGGTCCTGTACGTGTCGCTGTAGTACTCCGCGATCACGACCCAGTTGCCCATGCTCATTCCCCTCGACGCCATTGTCGGTCAGCCACAGCTCGGCTCCGCCGGTCGCTGCGTACCACGTACGGGATCTTGAGGCCACGAGCGGCCCATGGCAGGCTCATGCCGCATGATCGATGAATTCGCGAAGGACAACCTGCACGGGAGATTACGGCGGGACCGCGAGGCGCTGCTCTGGAAACTCGACGGCTTGTCCGAATACGACGCCCGCCGGCCTTTGACAGCGACCGGGACCAACCTCCTCGGCCTGGTCAAACACGTGGCCACCGTCGAGGCCAGGTACTTCGGCGAGGTCTTCGACCGCCCTTCCCCGGAACCGCTGCCCCGGTGGCAGGACCACGACGGCAGCGACCTGTGGGCGACCGAGGGCGAGACCCGCGATCAGATCATCGGGTTCTACCGGCGCACCTGGGAGCACTCGGACGCGACGATCAACGCGCTTCCCCTCGACGCCCCCGGCCACGTGCCCTGGTGGCCGGAGCCTTATCTCAACACGAACCTGTTCGCCGTCCTGGTCCATGTCCTCGGCGAGTCCATCCGGCATACCGGGCACGCCGACATCCTGCGCGAGGGCCTCGACGGCCGGACCGGGATGCGCGCCGAATACGAGACGGGGATCGACGAACAAGCCCGTGCGGCCTACTGCGCGAAGATCGAGCAGGCCGCCAGGTCGGCCGCACCGGCCAAGGCTTAGAGGTCGTCTCGGTCGGGGGTGGGCAAGAGGCGGAAACGGCAGGGTGAGAGCTATCCACCGCCGCCCCGCGTGAGCCCTGTCTCACCTGGGCAGCGCCCCTTGGCTATGCAACGAGTTGCATAGAAGGATCTGGGCATGGCTCTCGAGCACGCGATCCTCGTCTCCCTGCTGGAGAAGCCGGGCTCCGGCTATGAGCTGGCCCGGCGGTTCGAGCGGTCCATCGGATACTTCTGGACCGCCACGCACCAGCAGATCTACCGCGTTCTCAAGCGCATGGAGGGCGAGGGCCTGCTCGCCGTCCGTGCGCTGTCGCAGCAGAGCCGACCGGACAAGAAGGAGTACTCCGTCGTAGGCCCCGGCCGCGCCGCCCTC of the Streptomyces koelreuteriae genome contains:
- a CDS encoding zinc metalloprotease; amino-acid sequence: MELESLPDDVVAAIEVRDHWRRASAGGGLEFLVTDIARWTPGSTVRVAFLDGDEQLHADIAGATSQITDACNLELDFGHDEATGTFRRWTTADTAFAAEIRVSFDMGGYFSLVGTDSTDRTIGSTGGPVGGNPGQRSLNLGRYAVNRPAQWEGTVRHEFLHALGFHHSHQNMRGTCEDEFRWDDEAGYVPTQDGDGVFVADAQGRRPGIYTYLAGEPNRWPRAKVDHNLRTEDDPDVVAGPFDSQSVMLYRFPAFFYKSNPSSCAPAGTGQNLSDGDKRGLNLLYPHTAAELADLQSRADAVLQSIGTGTDGLPGTDGDNLVGAYRSRVDALVTAQAAGAD
- a CDS encoding metallophosphoesterase, translated to MADTSNTRPADSEARAPRRSRLQRLMRYLPLIAPVLLWAVPCGVLLYAGQHWPLPVTLVGTALFALGLVGMPLAMARGHGRRQQDRAAIVGDTLLGTSWVLFTWSVLLGVFLRLALAVAGVGEGQDRARIVTWAVLGVTAVLLAWGYAEARRVPRVRRLDVQLPRLGAGLDGTRVVLITDTHYGPLDRARWSARVCETVNTLEADLVCHTGDIADGTAERRRAQAAPLGTVRATRARVYVTGNHEYYSEAQGWVDLMDELGWEPLRNRHLLLERGGDTLVVAGVDDVTAESSGLAGHGAHLDGALNGADPDHPVLLLAHQPKFIDRAAAVGIDLQLSGHTHGGQIWPFHHLVRIDQPALAGLSHHGPRTLLYTSRGTGFWGPPFRVFAPSEITLLVLRSPQLPTSS
- a CDS encoding DinB family protein translates to MIDEFAKDNLHGRLRRDREALLWKLDGLSEYDARRPLTATGTNLLGLVKHVATVEARYFGEVFDRPSPEPLPRWQDHDGSDLWATEGETRDQIIGFYRRTWEHSDATINALPLDAPGHVPWWPEPYLNTNLFAVLVHVLGESIRHTGHADILREGLDGRTGMRAEYETGIDEQARAAYCAKIEQAARSAAPAKA